The Portunus trituberculatus isolate SZX2019 chromosome 33, ASM1759143v1, whole genome shotgun sequence DNA segment ATGACCAGGACAGTGACAGTCAGGTGAAAGAAGAGCTGCGAGATGACAGTCTTCATTATCTGCGTGTAGATGATCCAGTTCTGGTGCGTGTCATTGCCGTTCGTCGAGGTTTCCTGAACGACGATAGTGACGATGATAACACTACAGCCAGCCATGATGAGATACACGAGCATGGTGAGCAGAGGATACAGAggcatctttcccttccctactGTGCGATGCTTGACAACAGTGGTGCCGAGGACATGTAGGAGCAAAGCCAGCTGGTCACCTCGCCAcgccagcaccagcaggagcaCCGTGGAGAGCAGGAGAGTGATCAGGTGAACAGTTAGGGTGGTGATCGCAAACGTACTCTCCAGATCACCCAAATGGTCATACGCATCGACAGCTGAGAACGCGAAGTGAATGACGATTGTAGCCACACGAACAGCGACCAGCGAGACCACGAATACCCAAGACCAGACCACCAGAGAGCCACGCCGCCTCAAGCAACACGGGAGGCTTAGGGATTCCTCTTCTTCGCCTTCCTTGGGGTGCCAAGCGATGCCGCCGCGCCGTGTCTTGGCATCGTGGCAGGGCTGAGAGTGCCACACGAATGGTAGGAAACCTCGGAAACGAAACACCTTCAGGCAGAATTGTAATAGCGTGACGAGGTTGATTTTGGGGCAAGGacaagccatctctctctctctctctctctctctctctctctctctctctctctctctctctctctcttattgtcctGTAGGAGGCGCCAGGTGAGGGAGAACAGGTGAGGAAAGGTGTGGGAAGTGGACTAACTGCCGATGAACAGGCTCGAGTCAGTCACTTGTCGCTGAGATCAATATTAAGTAGCGCCGCACCGTCACAATCATTAGAGGCCTTTCAAATATTCACTACCGATTGATCTTACGTACGAGTGATTGACGGGATGAAAATTGAAAGTGAACTCGAGTCAAGTCATAATTCTTAAACGGTTTGTCTGCCTTCATTTCCTGCTTCTAAAGGCCGCAAGGATGATTCATCTGGTTATGATGGGCGTGTTTTCCCGCTGATGAGAGAATGCTTGTCAATTCATCACTGTTGTCAAGAAAACCCCACTGGAAATACCGGTAGCTTTCACTGCGGCCTGTTACAGCTATCTCATccaagaaacaggaaagaaaggaaaaaaaaattaaaaaaatgagagagagagagagagagagagagagagagagagagagagagagagagagagagagagagagacagacagagagagagagagagtctaataaCACCACTGCATACTTCACTAATTACTTAACCACATAAACACTATCACATCAATATTCCTTCACATCTCTACATCATGAGAACACTTCCACTTGTGAATCGCTAGTATTGGTAGGTCTCtgtgctaacctaacctaacctaacttaacctaacctaatctaactctttaccaattaaccccttctgtaccataacgcgtttccatatctattctggttactatttggtgattttatacagcttcagaaactcaaggggggattgaaatagtgaagactgtggccattaatcttctgacctccatggaccctttctcgtgtcaataaaatggtctactcgtacacaaatctcaaagtaaaaacgtgtctcagtattgaatagGTTAAGATGAATTTCCCAGTACAGTTTCCACTCACGTTAGTCTCCAAGCGACAACCGgaaaaccccttcagtactgggacgcatatttactacaagttttgggtttgtttagacgatattattgacatcaggaagggtctttggaggttagaagataaatggccagagccttcactatttcagttccacacacgagtttctgaagctgtatgaaatcaccaaatagtaagtagaatgaataaagaagcacgtcatggtactgaaggtgttgagACAGGATAAGGTGCCGACAAGACTTGTAGTGTTGATGTATCATGCAAGATTCGGTCTATGAAGCGAACGTAAGGACAGGATGTGAGAGGAGCCTAGTAACTCCACCTAGAAATAATATACTCTCACACCACATTCTGCTCACTcttcccccaccccccaccaatctctctcaccacgactactttccaaggccacgaaATGAtcagcgaggttttcaagagtgtttctccagttagtaatgtagaaatcttgtcactctgcttcCATAACCATAAAATcacctaaagaaaaaaaaacttgtgtaaacttgaagccttttgaaatagtggtggtgaagcagaGAAGTATTTGAGATTacgactgtgaccattaatcttctaacctccatagacccttcctgatgtcaataaaatggtcttattgtacacatacctcaaggtaaatatgtgtcccagtattgaaagggttaaaacaaTGACGAAGACTCGCACTGCTTCAGAATCAGCGAGTATAAATCCTACGtgtgctgaaaaaaaataataaataagtgatAGGATAAAAGCATCAAGACTCGCATTGCTCCAGGAACGAGAACAAACCCTGAGTgttaatacgaaaaaaaaaggagagaaaaaaaaaggatagaaaattaCGTTAAAAGACGAAAGATCgagaaaaaagcttaaaaaataacgaaaaaaacacAGTGTTAGTTAAAGTTAGAcaaaggggccgccgtggtacagtggaaccatgcgtgctttggggtccgaggggtctccaagcgcacgggttcgaatcctgtccacggtccgagtgtaggttgggcttcctcactcaaggcaacggtttcctagcgggtgggctttgagataggaggtaccccaaaaagtatcccctttagcccataaattcccatgaaaaacccacatggtataaaagaaaaaaaaaaagagagacaggataaaaatgaaaattgaatgACAGACCAAATTGCGGCACATATAACGAGAACATTCCTACAATTCCTGCGTGTtgtcaagataaaaataaccaTCGCGTGTGTGAAGGACGGGGAAGTACGCTCAGCTGCATTACTCACAGACCACTTCCCCCTGCTGAACCTCCAAGCGTCGTACAATACGTCGGGAATACAAAGCTTTCCTCACACTTCCTGTCACAGTTTCATACTCCGGAAATAGTTACGCTACTCACTAAACGCCGTATTTATCAACTAAGCAAGCAAGAAGACGTCCCACGCTGCCACAAGGTAAagtcccttcctctcttaccaAGATAGGAGCGGAAGGCAGCACAGGTGGCAACGCAAGTGACAGGCGGGGGGAACTCCCAGCATTAACTGATTCTGGGCTCCTGTTCCGAAATGTTTCCGCGCCACACGCCTGCTGCTTTCAACATGTCCGTATTGTAGTGACACGGGTTTCCAAGGGTATTTTTTTGGTTCCAGTGAGAGATTAAatagatttcttcattattaacaggaaaaacacttatGAACACTTGGCTAATTATCTCCtttatcccttcaatactgggacagatttttaccttgagatttgtgtacgattagaccattttattcacattaggaagcatttatggaggtcaggagattgctggccagaatcttcactactataatccccccacatgagtttccgaatctgtataaaatcaccaaatagtaagcagaatgaatatggaaacgcgtcaagaTACTCAAGGGTTCTGGTGATACGATACAACACACCGTCAGGGATTTTTTCAGACAGTAGCCGCAGGATGAGTGAAGTTTGCCCCCAAAGATGGTAtatagtgatagacaggactatgaaattttcaaagcaatgtttagaagcaagaaatagggcaaataggatcctgggttttataaatagaaatgttagttataaaagtaaggaagtggtgcgtagcttatataattcctatgttaggccccatttagagtattgcatacaggcctggtcaccccactataggcaggatatcaacatgttagaagcagttcagagaagagcaactaggatgataccagcattaaagcgcctggagtatagagatagattaaaggaattaaacatgttttcatttgagaggagatgtataagagggatatgatagagttatttaaaatgttctcagatacaaactacatagatgtgagatctttctttaccttagaggagggaagtaggactagaaatcatggcaggaaaattagaaagcaaggctgcaggttagatataagaaaatatttctttagtcatagggtggtagacttctggaatgcattgccagagagggttgtaaatagcactagtttgacaatgtttaaaaacagattagataagaacttaaatttattagatttataattatgtatagcgctgcatgatagtttttataagaaatttaccatagttaaacaagacatgatccccatgtatgtgGATCTCAGATTGTAGAAgaattcactgcaggacttagccctgttaatgggccaaatatttagaattagtatataatgtattgtgtacttgtaagtgtatctttaagtactgatgacgaggtcgctgtgcgactgatgcaggataacctagatgggccctggtggccctttgttatcctattatttatgttatgttatgttatatgttatataCTTGtgctccttgtttttattatggaAGCTTTATTAAACAGTGTAAAAATAGCGACATTAGGAATATAGTGGCTTTGGTGTCTTTGATAGGAATTATTCTACTACTTAGGATGAAAAACATACTAAAAAGCGCAGGTACATGTGACAGATACacaaataaactctctctctctctctctctctctctctctctctctctctctctctctctctctctctctagttccttATTTTTACCACATTCTTATTGCTACTACATAAATCACAAGTTCTTATCTCTACATTTCACAGGTACAGTAATTAGGAACAGTTTTAGCGGCGAAGTTCAGTAAAGGTAGAACATGCAGGCAGATTCTTCAGTCCGCGGCATAGCAAAGCACTCACGACCCATGACACGCAACACAACCACCATCGCCTCACAGTGCAATGAACATGATATAGTTAGATACAattttaaccccctcagtaccgagacgcatttttatcttaattatttgagtatgattagatgattttattgacattagtaagggtctatggaggtcaaaagattaatgggtagtttttactattctaatcccaaaatatgtttctgaatagtaactagaatgaatatttaaatgcgtcttggtactgacgAGATTAAGGaccctattctgaaacacctcgccgcacctccactgtatacattccaaaggctctacTTCAAGTTACAATGTTTTTAAATAGTGTCTTTCTGGTTGCAGTGACAGATAAGCACGTTTTCTATGTTATTAAGAGAAGACACTTGAATTCTTGGCTAATTATTTATGTGGCCTTtcgaaaatagtcgcggtgagagggcgaagcgtttcagaatacggacatAAATCTGACAAGGAAAAAGTTGAATTGCTCAAAGCCAAAATAGGAATTACTTGCTGGCTTCCTTATCGTTGTCTTCCGGCTCATTTGGTTTCTTCTCCACTTCATCTTGGATCTGGTTCTTGGCACTCTCCTCTATAGCACTTGGCACTTCCGCTTTTTCCTctgcctgttgttgttgttgttgttgttgctgctgctgttgctgctgttgttgttgttgttgttgttgttgttgttgttgttgttgttgttgttgcagttgccgttgttgttgttgtggcggtgttttctgctggtggtgttggcggtagTGCGAGTCTGCCTCCCCGTGCTGCTCTGGTTGTCCGTCCCCTTGATCCTGTTCGTCCTGCTGCATCTGCTCTTCCTCGGGGTGTTGTGGCGGCGCAGGTTGAGTCTCGGGGTCTAGAAGTGATGAGGATGGTGACATTAGTACTTTATCAGTGCTGCAGCATCCACTAGCGTCATCATGTTAATAGCAAGTGTTAATTGTTTCTCTGTCACTCTTTGACATAGGTTCAGGTCTTGCTGACGTCAGTGAGTCGTGGTGGCGTGTCAGGTGGCGGGCAGTGGTGTGTCAAGTGTCAGTGTCGCGGGTACAGGCACAGGTTCAGGTACAAGTGAGGGAGGCGTGGTGTCCTCCAGCTCAATACAGACCTGGGCGATGGCCGGCTGGCCCCAGGTTGGCGCGGTTCCGCAGCTGTGCCTCCAGGTCCTGCACTGAGCGCTGGCGTTGACTCTTCTCCATCTCGAGGTCCTCCACCTGCTGGATGAGGGACTCCAACAAGGCGTACTGctcctgctctttcttttttcccctgtcGCGGAGTTCCTTCTGCTTCACGGCCCGCAAcctcttcttctcgtcctccggGTCAGGCAGTGGCCCTTTCTTCTCGTGAAGCTTGATCTTTTTCTGCACGCGGTCACGAGACTgcatggggagagggagggtgctGCCTCTCcccactggtgctgctgctgctgctggagccGCTGCTAGTGGTAGTGCTGCTGCTTCTGGTACTGGTGCTGCTAGTGGTACAACAAGGGCGGGGTCCTGCAGGGGTGGCTGTAAGGCAGAGGCGCCACTTGTCGGGCGGTAAGAGGAGCTGGCATCATTGTAGGACAGCATTTCCAGGGCTGTTTTCAAGACGTCGGAGTCCATTTCAGTAATGTCTAACACGTCTGACACGGAGCCGTGGATGTTCCGCTCTGCTGCCCCCAGCAAACTGTGCTGAGCCGGGGCAGCCTGAGTGAGGGAGGGCACCCCGAAGTCTGGCACGGCTAGGGCAGGAGTTCCGCTGCAGAGGCCCATTTGAGGCAGGACCTGCTGGCCTGAGGGATCATCGCCGTGGTAGGTGTAGGCATCTTCTGCGGCTGGCACGTTGTAAGGGTACTGGTGGGTGAGGGCAGCGGACTCGTCTTCATGGGCTAAGTACGCCAGGCCAGGCACGGGGACCGGGACTGCTGGGTCTCCTTGAGGCGGGAACAGCTGATCGAACACTGACCCGCCGCTGGCCGAGTCATCATAGGACATGTGAGGGAACAGCTGCTGGGACACTGAAGGTTCTCCTTGCGGCGCGTACTGCTGATGGGGAGCTGGGACAGTACCAGACAACTCCCCGCTATAGGACATGGGTTGGAACAGGTCTTGGGAGGCTGGCGGGGCACCACCCGCTGCCTGCCCCGGGAATGGAGTCTGAGAGTACGCATGGTGGGGCGCCGCCAAGTCACTCGCACCCTGCCCTTGAAGCATAGGGTAAGAGTACTGCTGGTGGAGGAGCAGACCGCCTTCTTGCAACTCTCCTGGAAGCATCTGGGTATCTGAGTACTGCTGGAAATACTCAGGATTCAAATCACTGTCCTCAGCCGACCCTGGTGTCAGCAGAGCGGGTGTGCGTGAGGCACTCCCGTCCTTGGCGGTGCGTCGCTTGTTGTGTGACATGGCGGGGAGTGTGAGGAGTCACTGGTGCTGAGACACGAGAGATCCTGTCTTATATACTGTGTGGGAACTGaggatgtcacacacacacacacacacacacacacacacacacacacacacacacacacacacacacacacacacacacacacacacacacacacacacacacacacacaccatattttAATCTTTTGAAAAGTTATTTATCTAACCGCAAACAAACAGTTtttgtaataatattttttttagtacaaATTTATTAAAGAGGGCTCAATACTAGGTCCAATTATATTCTTAACctatgttaatgatatgatAAATTCTAGTTATAATGCTCAGTTTACTATGTACGCTGATGACACTTGTTTTACAATCACTGATTCTGACCTCCATGTTCTTCACTCAAAATTATCCCAAGAGTTAAATAATGTCAATAATTGGATTAAAGCCAACAAATTGAAATTAAATATTGAAAAGACACATGTTGTGCCATTTCAGAACAGGGCTTTGATTAATGATTCAGCGCCAGTAAAACTAAGTCATCACATTATTAATCGTGTTAAAACTACTAAATTTTTATGAGTTACAGTTGATGATCATCTAAATTGGAGGGAACATATTGCTAATGTGTCTGTAACTTGATCAAAACTCACCGGAATATTGTATCGTGTTAAAGATAAATTAACTGTAAAGTCAATGTTAACTCTTTACTAAACACTGTGTTATTCTAGATTAATGTACTGTATTTCTATTTGGGGTTGTTCATGGCCATCTATCCTAGATGTATTACTCAAAAACCAGAAATTTATTTTAAGAATGATATTCTACAAGCAAAAGCATGACTCGACGGAGGAAATATTTTCCAATTTAAAACTACTTAAGTTAAGCTACATTCATaaattcttccttttactcgATATTTTTAAATCATTAAAAATTAATGTtgacattttttctatttaagaaCATTCTCGTGCCACTCGTAATAACCAGATAAATATTGTTTGTCCTCCTTTTATAACTACCCTCTTTCGAAATTCTATCATGTATCTTGGTCCTGAAGTTTGGAACACACTTCCTCTTTCAATAAAATGTGAATATAACACATTGTCAGTCAATAGCTTCAAATTTAGAGTAAAAAagcatcttcatcttcttcaatcGCTGCAGTAATTTTGCAAAAACTTTTTCATGTATGTACACAACagaattatttgtattattgatTTATGATGCGTACAACATTGTTTCCTGATTAAATGgcactttcttacttttttcatattGCTGGGTTTACGAATTTTTCGGTTAGTGatgctattctttttctttttttctgttttcaagaatgtattgtcattattttggaCTGAGTGAAATGAATCCTGTACAATGTCCACAGGTCTGCATAATGAGATTTATCTCTACAGACCTTTTCACGAATGTACTTTATTattctatatatatgtatgtattgtttTGGAATAAATTTGTTGAACTTaaacttgaacacacacacacacacacacacacacacacacacacacacacacacacacacacacacacacacacacacacacacacacacatacaggaacataagaacataagaaaagagagaacctGCAAGAGCCTGTGTTGTgaggcctacatgtggcagtccttgtatggGAAAAGCCACctcattccatctatcatccccatccataaatttatctaatcttcttttaaagttccctattgactcaacacTGACTAcgtgaccactgagtccgtgccactcatcaaccactctttttggaaaccagtttcttcccatttccctcctaaacatgaatttttcaagcttaaactcattatttctggttctgtccccgctaatGATCTTAAGAACTTCGATCATGTTCGATTTATTATAAtccctataccacttaaatatttGTGTCAGGTTCCCTCTTAACCTaagtctctctaaggaatgcacacacacacacacacacacacacacacacacacacacacacacacacacacacacacacacacacacacaccacttgacAAAAAAAAGTACCATTTACGTACGTCCTCACCAGATCATCGCTGGAAATAAGCTCTGACCTACAGACAAGgaaaaaaccgaaaaaaaaggaaattaaataaacaataactctaaaagaaaagaaaaaaaaaaaactctacacAAACACTTCtcgttcgttttctttactaaaAAAACTTCAGTAAGAATAATCCCTTGAAGAACCCAAGTCCTgaagtacaaacacacacacacacacacacacacacacacacacacacacacacacacacacacacacacacacacacacacacacacacacacacacacacacacacacacacacacacacagaaagatacACTACTTGAAGAAGACGCGTAAGGTGAATAAGcgtgagtcagtgagtcacGCTTGAAGGAGAGTGACAAAAGTGATATGACGGAGTGTATCTTGCCTCATCAGGGACGCCAAGTAGACACGGCAGAGGCAATTTAAGTGTACCAAGGTGAAGTACAACGTGTCTTTATTGAAAGCGACTATATGATTGCTggccaatgttttttttttcatatctggtTAATTAGATTtgccatttattcattatttcttagatACCTGGTTAATTAGTCGCTTTGTGGTGAATACAGGTAGAAAATTTCACACCTGTCTTCTAATTATCATCTTTACATCTTATAAGAACGATTTGCTAtgattactattgtttttttcagACACCTGGTTAATTGATTTagctatttattcattatttcttagatACCTGGTTAATTAGTCGCTTTGTGGTCAGTACAGGTAGATTATCTTGCACCTGTCTTCTAATCTTCATCTTTACATCCTATAGGAACGTTTTACTCTGGGGATtactgttatttattcattatttcttagatACCTGGTTAATTAGTCGCTTTGTGGTCAATACAGCTAGAAAATGTCACACCTATCTTCTAAATATCATCTTAAAACCCTATAGGAACGATTTACTATGATTAGTTTTTTTATACCTGGTTAATTAGTTATATTATACAGGTAGAACACTTCACACCTGTCTTCTAATTGTCATCTTcgtacgtaaaaaaataaagaaaacttgcaATGAACCACCAAATCTACAGGCAATTGATCGTGCGTACGTGTCACTTCCTTATAGTAACCCTGGGGCATTCTCCTCATCAGAAATTTAAGTGCAAATTCTAAACAAGCTCCACTAAATGCTCGGTGACATCTATTGGTGAGAGTTAAGGCTTCCAACATTCCCTTCCCAACTTACACACAGCGCCGGGGGTGATAACgaatataatgataaagaaaatcacttaacaacaatatattttttctcaagGTGAATGTTAACCTGTTGTAATTttcaggtaaagaaaaaatatagtacCAGAAAtcactctactttttttttctttttttttttatcaaggtgGAAATGACTGACTACTGCATTCTTCAAAGTAAAATGATAACTCTACTCtagtttttttaatttctttttaaggTGACAGACggccaaccaagggcaaaagaaaaaaaaaaacataaataaataaataaataaataaaaagacccacttgagtgctggttctgtagaaggaagaaaagcgtTAGCTATATCAGTGATCCTCCAGGTGTCAAaattaacctctccagtactaGGACTTATTTTTGCCATGACTTTTGGGTAT contains these protein-coding regions:
- the LOC123512388 gene encoding mastermind-like domain-containing protein 1, producing MSHNKRRTAKDGSASRTPALLTPGSAEDSDLNPEYFQQYSDTQMLPGELQEGGLLLHQQYSYPMLQGQGASDLAAPHHAYSQTPFPGQAAGGAPPASQDLFQPMSYSGELSGTVPAPHQQYAPQGEPSVSQQLFPHMSYDDSASGGSVFDQLFPPQGDPAVPVPVPGLAYLAHEDESAALTHQYPYNVPAAEDAYTYHGDDPSGQQVLPQMGLCSGTPALAVPDFGVPSLTQAAPAQHSLLGAAERNIHGSVSDVLDITEMDSDVLKTALEMLSYNDASSSYRPTSGASALQPPLQDPALVVPLAAPVPEAAALPLAAAPAAAAAPVGRGSTLPLPMQSRDRVQKKIKLHEKKGPLPDPEDEKKRLRAVKQKELRDRGKKKEQEQYALLESLIQQVEDLEMEKSQRQRSVQDLEAQLRNRANLGPAGHRPDPETQPAPPQHPEEEQMQQDEQDQGDGQPEQHGEADSHYRQHHQQKTPPQQQQRQLQQQQQQQQQQQQQQQQQQQQQQQQQQQQQQAEEKAEVPSAIEESAKNQIQDEVEKKPNEPEDNDKEASK